In Harmonia axyridis chromosome 6, icHarAxyr1.1, whole genome shotgun sequence, a single window of DNA contains:
- the LOC123683467 gene encoding carcinine transporter isoform X1 gives MSVKNEKYDFDYFLETVGNEGRYQRRFNVLFNCIYPAIVTAIYYSINISLAVPDHWCKVPGRTPNVSVEEWKLLTIPWKNDSIGNIEFSKCEMYSTNGSRSILGCQYGWEYDTTWFEKTLTSQHDWVCDKSSYVTDAFTFLTIGDVLGSFVFGQLGDTLGRRPIFLFSTLSVLIGRILDLYTSSYWLLMILFLIGNLPSNSVYQAPEVILMEISEPEKTSTIAIINQIFYSLGYGIMPLIFWLVKDWVTFSLIITVPLIAYLFLYTFMIESPRWLLNRGKTDRCIKELVKIAMVNGRKIPKGMFKLLKSLEPEIEKTYGIMSLFSTPRLAKVTIFLLIQGSSHMILYVLMYLNLNNLGGNPFMNYFWQAIGEIPGQLFGKYLCDNIGRKWSRFVSFFVVLSMNIAMVYFVTARDTESIVGVILFILKMFLGLIQYSMNVGTMEMYPTALRQTGVALNYTVGCLASLACPFFVYLATDYGKGFPYVILAVFSLIGFLASLFLPETLHQIPPETVKDADELIGRQSMFYFPKSNNNRTSPREGNRQSLLS, from the exons atgtctgtgaaaaatgagaaatatgATTTCGATTACTTTTTGGAGACTGTAGGCAATGAAGGCAGATACCAGAGAAGATTCAATGTGTTGTTCAACTGTATTTATCCAGCTATAGTTACTGCAATATACTACAGCATTAATATATCCTTGGCAGTACCTGATCATTGGTGTAAAGTGCCTGGGAGGACTCCAAATGTTTCTGTTGAAGAGTGGAAATTATTAACCATACCTTG GAAAAATGATTCGATTGGTAACATTGAATTTAGCAAATGTGAGATGTACTCAACCAATGGAAGTAGAAGTATCTTAG gttGTCAGTATGGCTGGGAATATGACACAACTTGGTTTGAAAAGACACTCACCTCCCAACACGACTGGGTATGTGACAAATCTAGTTATGTAACTGATGCTTTTACTTTTCTCACCATTGGTGATGTCCTTGGTTCTTTCGTTTTTGGTCAACTTGGAGATAC GCTGGGTAGAAGGCCAATATTCCTCTTTTCGACCTTGAGCGTCCTGATCGGCAGAATATTGGATCTGTACACGTCCAGCTATTGGCTTTTGATGATCCTCTTTCTCATTGGGAACCTTCCATCAAACTCCGTTTACCAGGCTCCCGAGGTCATACTGATGGAAATATCTGAACCTGAGAAAACTTCCACTATAGCTATAATCAATCAGATATTCTACTCGTTAGGATATGGTATAATGCCACTTATTTTTTGGTTGGTTAAAGATTGGGTGACTTTTTCTCTCATTATCACTGTTCCTCTGATAGCTTATCTATTTTTGTATAC GTTTATGATAGAATCTCCCAGATGGCTGTTGAATAGAGGTAAAACAGACAGATGTATCAAAGAATTAGTAAAGATCGCTATGGTCAATGGTAGAAAAATACCTAAAGGAATGTTCAAACTGCTGAAATCATTAGAACCTGAAATTGAGAAGACTTATGGTATCATGAGTCTCTTCTCCACTCCTAGATTGGCCAAAGTGACCATTTTTCTCCTGATACAAGG GTCTTCTCATATGATACTTTACGTGCTTATGTACTTGAACCTGAACAACCTAGGAGGTAATCCTTTCATGAATTATTTTTGGCAGGCAATAGGAGAGATACCGGGTCAACTATTTGGAAAATACTTATGTGATAACATTGGAAGAAAATGGTCTAGATTTGTCAGTTTTTTTGTAGTTCTATCGATGAACATCGCCATGGTGTATTTTGTAACTG CGAGAGATACTGAATCCATTGTGGGAGTTATACTCTTCATTCTTAAAATGTTCCTGGGGCTGATACAATATTCTATGAATGTTGGAACCATGGAAATGTATCCTACTGCTTTGAGGCAGACTGGTGTTGCTTTGAATTATACTGTTGGATGTTTGGCATCTTTAGCTTGCCCCTTCTTCGTTTATTTG GCAACTGATTATGGCAAAGGTTTTCCATACGTGATACTTGCAGTATTTTCATTAATTGGATTTTTGGCTTCGCTATTCCTACCTGAAACTTTGCATCAGATACCACCTGAAACTGTAAAAGATGCTGACGAACTTATTGGAAGACAATCAATGTTTTATTTCCCCAAAAGTAACAACAACAGAACTTCGCCAAGGGAAGGAAACAGACAGTCTTTGTTGAGTTGA
- the LOC123683467 gene encoding beta-alanine transporter isoform X2 has protein sequence MSVKNEKYDFDYFLETVGNEGRYQRRFNVLFNCIYPAIVTAIYYSINISLAVPDHWCKVPGRTPNVSVEEWKLLTIPWKNDSIGNIEFSKCEMYSTNGSRSILGCQYGWEYDTTWFEKTLTSQHDWVCDKSSYVTDAFTFLTIGDVLGSFVFGQLGDTLGRRPIFLFSTLSVLIGRILDLYTSSYWLLMILFLIGNLPSNSVYQAPEVILMEISEPEKTSTIAIINQIFYSLGYGIMPLIFWLVKDWVTFSLIITVPLIAYLFLYTFMIESPRWLLNRGKTDRCIKELVKIAMVNGRKIPKGMFKLLKSLEPEIEKTYGIMSLFSTPRLAKVTIFLLIQGSSHMILYVLMYLNLNNLGGNPFMNYFWQAIGEIPGQLFGKYLCDNIGRKWSRFVSFFVVLSMNIAMVYFVTVFSERY, from the exons atgtctgtgaaaaatgagaaatatgATTTCGATTACTTTTTGGAGACTGTAGGCAATGAAGGCAGATACCAGAGAAGATTCAATGTGTTGTTCAACTGTATTTATCCAGCTATAGTTACTGCAATATACTACAGCATTAATATATCCTTGGCAGTACCTGATCATTGGTGTAAAGTGCCTGGGAGGACTCCAAATGTTTCTGTTGAAGAGTGGAAATTATTAACCATACCTTG GAAAAATGATTCGATTGGTAACATTGAATTTAGCAAATGTGAGATGTACTCAACCAATGGAAGTAGAAGTATCTTAG gttGTCAGTATGGCTGGGAATATGACACAACTTGGTTTGAAAAGACACTCACCTCCCAACACGACTGGGTATGTGACAAATCTAGTTATGTAACTGATGCTTTTACTTTTCTCACCATTGGTGATGTCCTTGGTTCTTTCGTTTTTGGTCAACTTGGAGATAC GCTGGGTAGAAGGCCAATATTCCTCTTTTCGACCTTGAGCGTCCTGATCGGCAGAATATTGGATCTGTACACGTCCAGCTATTGGCTTTTGATGATCCTCTTTCTCATTGGGAACCTTCCATCAAACTCCGTTTACCAGGCTCCCGAGGTCATACTGATGGAAATATCTGAACCTGAGAAAACTTCCACTATAGCTATAATCAATCAGATATTCTACTCGTTAGGATATGGTATAATGCCACTTATTTTTTGGTTGGTTAAAGATTGGGTGACTTTTTCTCTCATTATCACTGTTCCTCTGATAGCTTATCTATTTTTGTATAC GTTTATGATAGAATCTCCCAGATGGCTGTTGAATAGAGGTAAAACAGACAGATGTATCAAAGAATTAGTAAAGATCGCTATGGTCAATGGTAGAAAAATACCTAAAGGAATGTTCAAACTGCTGAAATCATTAGAACCTGAAATTGAGAAGACTTATGGTATCATGAGTCTCTTCTCCACTCCTAGATTGGCCAAAGTGACCATTTTTCTCCTGATACAAGG GTCTTCTCATATGATACTTTACGTGCTTATGTACTTGAACCTGAACAACCTAGGAGGTAATCCTTTCATGAATTATTTTTGGCAGGCAATAGGAGAGATACCGGGTCAACTATTTGGAAAATACTTATGTGATAACATTGGAAGAAAATGGTCTAGATTTGTCAGTTTTTTTGTAGTTCTATCGATGAACATCGCCATGGTGTATTTTGTAACTG TTTTCAGCGAGAGATACTGA